In Microbacterium laevaniformans, a single window of DNA contains:
- a CDS encoding adenylosuccinate synthase, whose translation MPGIVIVGVQWGDEGKGKATDLLGERTDWVVKFNGGNNAGHTVVIGDEKYALHLLPSGILSPGVNAVIGNGVVVDLEVLFAELEALNARGLDTSRLKISANAHVITQYHRTLDKVTERFLGKRMIGTTGRGIGPTYADKINRVGIRIQDLFDENILRQKVEGALDQKNHLLVKVFNRRAITVDEVVDDLLSYVERLRPMVCDTGLLLSRALDAGDVVVFEGGQATMLDVDHGTYPFVTSSSATAGGASTGSGVGPNRLDRIVGIVKAYTTRVGSGPFPTELFDDKGEWLRKRGFEFGTTTGRPRRVGWYDAPITRYATRINGITDLVLTKLDILTGLEQIPVCVAYDVDGERFDEVPVNQSDFHHATPIFEYFPGWQDDISGARSFEDLPVPAQEYVLALEAMSGTRISVIGVGPARDAVIVRHDLVD comes from the coding sequence ATGCCAGGCATCGTGATCGTCGGCGTCCAGTGGGGAGACGAAGGCAAGGGCAAGGCCACCGATCTTCTCGGTGAGCGCACCGACTGGGTCGTCAAATTCAACGGCGGCAACAACGCCGGTCACACCGTCGTCATCGGCGATGAGAAGTACGCGCTGCACCTGCTGCCCTCCGGCATCCTGTCGCCCGGCGTGAACGCCGTCATCGGCAACGGCGTCGTCGTCGACCTCGAGGTGCTGTTCGCCGAGCTGGAGGCGCTCAACGCCCGGGGCCTCGACACGTCGCGCTTGAAGATCAGCGCCAACGCACACGTGATCACGCAGTATCACCGCACCCTCGACAAGGTCACCGAGCGCTTCCTCGGCAAGCGCATGATCGGTACGACCGGGCGCGGCATCGGTCCGACCTACGCCGACAAGATCAATCGCGTCGGCATCCGCATTCAGGACCTCTTCGACGAGAACATCCTGCGCCAGAAGGTCGAGGGTGCGCTCGATCAGAAGAACCACCTGCTGGTCAAGGTCTTCAACCGCCGTGCCATCACCGTCGACGAGGTCGTCGACGATCTGCTCTCCTACGTCGAGCGCCTGCGCCCCATGGTCTGCGACACCGGGCTGCTGCTCAGTCGGGCATTGGATGCCGGTGACGTCGTCGTCTTCGAGGGCGGCCAGGCCACGATGCTCGACGTGGACCACGGCACGTACCCGTTCGTGACCTCCTCCTCCGCCACCGCCGGCGGCGCCTCGACCGGTTCGGGCGTCGGCCCCAACCGCCTCGACCGCATCGTCGGCATCGTCAAGGCCTACACGACACGCGTGGGCTCCGGCCCGTTCCCGACGGAGCTGTTCGACGACAAGGGCGAGTGGCTGCGCAAGCGCGGCTTCGAGTTCGGCACGACGACGGGTCGGCCCCGCCGCGTGGGCTGGTACGACGCGCCGATCACGCGCTACGCGACCCGCATCAACGGCATCACCGACCTCGTCCTCACCAAGCTCGACATCCTCACCGGACTCGAGCAGATCCCCGTGTGCGTCGCATACGACGTGGACGGCGAGCGGTTCGATGAGGTCCCGGTCAATCAGAGCGACTTCCACCACGCGACCCCGATCTTCGAGTACTTCCCGGGCTGGCAGGACGACATCTCCGGCGCACGGAGCTTCGAGGACCTGCCCGTCCCGGCGCAGGAGTACGTGCTGGCTCTCGAGGCGATGAGCGGCACGCGCATCTCGGTGATCGGCGTGGGGCCCGCCCGTGACGCGGTCATCGTGCGTCACGATCTCGTCGACTGA
- a CDS encoding beta-propeller fold lactonase family protein, whose protein sequence is MAGRRRGVDWPRHHVVVRDTLLVAGQRSDEIAALTLDERTGVPGRARRRVDAPSPTCLLAAS, encoded by the coding sequence GTGGCGGGTCGTCGCCGGGGCGTGGACTGGCCGCGGCATCACGTCGTCGTGCGCGACACCCTCCTCGTGGCGGGTCAGCGCTCCGACGAGATCGCCGCGCTCACGCTGGATGAGCGCACCGGGGTGCCGGGGCGCGCCCGACGCCGCGTGGACGCCCCCTCGCCCACCTGCCTGCTCGCGGCATCCTGA
- a CDS encoding AI-2E family transporter, whose translation MAAASNEPRSRSLRRGTKTAADSGRAKPADSAASPDAHVHRSHTGRPVWTTLTRPFAVGFFLTLGGLVAILLGMAVTSLVTVWIYVAFALFVALGLNPVVQRLQRHGVGRAWAIVIVYFALALLLVAVLWLIVPTVVRQIAQFITDVPTLVTSFQQTDLYHWARDQFGDQVPAIVAEVQKFLTDPGHLAAIGGGVLQIGISIGTTISGMIIIIVLSLYFLASLPEIKQAFYRLMPARSRSLTADLTEQITESVGGYLGGMVVLAFFNAVVSFILYTVLGLPFPALMAVVAFCLTIIPLVGTVLFWGIASVVALFASPLSALIFAVAYLVYMQLEAYVLTPKVMNKAIAVPGALVVIGALVGGTLMGLLGALVAIPVTASILLIIKKVFIPKQDAAT comes from the coding sequence ATGGCAGCAGCATCGAACGAGCCCCGCTCGCGTTCGCTCCGGCGCGGAACGAAGACCGCGGCGGATTCCGGCCGCGCGAAGCCGGCCGACAGCGCGGCGTCACCCGATGCTCATGTGCACCGCTCACACACGGGGCGCCCGGTGTGGACGACCCTGACCCGCCCCTTCGCCGTGGGCTTCTTCCTGACGCTGGGCGGGCTGGTGGCGATCCTTCTGGGCATGGCCGTCACGAGCCTGGTCACGGTGTGGATCTACGTCGCCTTCGCCCTGTTCGTCGCCCTCGGGCTCAACCCCGTCGTGCAGCGACTGCAGCGGCACGGAGTCGGCCGCGCGTGGGCGATCGTGATCGTCTACTTCGCCCTCGCGCTGCTGCTGGTCGCGGTTCTGTGGCTCATCGTGCCGACGGTGGTGCGCCAGATCGCCCAGTTCATCACGGACGTTCCCACCCTCGTGACGTCCTTCCAGCAGACCGACCTCTACCACTGGGCCCGCGATCAGTTCGGCGACCAGGTGCCCGCGATCGTCGCCGAGGTGCAGAAGTTCCTCACCGACCCGGGCCATCTCGCGGCGATCGGCGGAGGCGTGCTGCAGATCGGCATCTCCATCGGCACGACGATCTCCGGGATGATCATCATCATCGTGCTGAGCCTGTACTTCCTCGCCTCGCTGCCCGAGATCAAGCAGGCGTTCTACCGCCTGATGCCCGCGCGCAGTCGCTCACTGACCGCCGACCTGACCGAGCAGATCACCGAGTCCGTCGGTGGCTACCTGGGCGGCATGGTGGTGCTCGCCTTCTTCAACGCCGTGGTGAGCTTCATCCTCTACACGGTGCTGGGTCTGCCGTTCCCCGCCCTGATGGCCGTGGTCGCCTTCTGCCTCACGATCATCCCGCTCGTCGGTACGGTGCTGTTCTGGGGCATCGCCTCGGTGGTCGCCCTCTTCGCCAGCCCCCTGTCGGCGCTGATCTTCGCCGTCGCATATCTGGTCTACATGCAGCTCGAGGCATACGTGCTCACCCCGAAGGTGATGAACAAGGCCATCGCCGTGCCCGGCGCACTCGTGGTGATCGGCGCCCTCGTGGGCGGCACGCTCATGGGTCTGCTCGGCGCCCTCGTCGCGATTCCCGTGACCGCCTCCATCCTGCTGATCATCAAGAAGGTCTTCATCCCCAAGCAGGATGCTGCGACCTGA
- a CDS encoding chorismate mutase produces the protein MTDAAVHLQRLRASIDNIDAALIFMLAERFRCTQQVGVLKAEHRMPASDPAREEQQIARLRRLALEADLDPEFAEKWFNFVVAEVIRHHTAAAAGDGEATTSPSD, from the coding sequence ATGACTGACGCCGCCGTTCACCTGCAGCGTCTGCGTGCCAGCATCGACAACATCGACGCGGCACTGATCTTCATGCTCGCCGAACGCTTCCGCTGCACCCAGCAGGTCGGGGTGCTCAAGGCGGAGCATCGGATGCCGGCATCCGACCCCGCTCGCGAGGAGCAGCAGATCGCCCGCCTGCGTCGGCTCGCTCTGGAGGCCGACCTCGATCCCGAGTTCGCCGAGAAGTGGTTCAACTTCGTCGTCGCCGAAGTGATCCGCCACCACACCGCGGCTGCCGCGGGCGACGGGGAGGCGACGACCAGCCCGTCGGACTAG
- a CDS encoding ABC transporter ATP-binding protein, which translates to MTAVIEVNDLTKRYHNTLALDGVSLTLEKNRIYGLLGRNGAGKTTLMSILTAQNIATSGDVRVFGENPYENERVLSRLCFVRESQKYPDDATPTHAFRIARLFFQNWDQDLADRLVGEFRLPLKTRIKKLSRGQLSAVGVIIGLASRAEITFFDEPYLGLDAVARQIFYDRLLEDYAEHPRTIILSSHLIDEVANLLEHVIAVDDGRLLLDEATDDLRGRATTIVGDAEAVDAVTAGLEVIHRESLGRVASATVFGTLDDAARRRIADTGLDLSPVSLQQLIVRLTMHTAPTSKELVS; encoded by the coding sequence ATGACCGCCGTCATCGAGGTGAACGACCTCACCAAGCGCTACCACAACACCCTCGCTCTCGACGGGGTGAGCCTCACTCTCGAGAAGAACCGCATCTACGGGCTGCTCGGGCGCAACGGCGCCGGCAAGACGACTCTCATGTCGATCCTCACGGCACAGAACATCGCGACGAGCGGCGACGTGCGCGTCTTCGGGGAGAACCCCTACGAGAACGAACGGGTGCTCTCCCGCCTGTGCTTCGTGCGCGAAAGCCAGAAATACCCCGACGATGCGACGCCGACGCACGCCTTCCGTATCGCACGCTTGTTCTTCCAGAACTGGGACCAGGATCTCGCCGACCGACTCGTGGGCGAGTTCCGTCTGCCCCTCAAGACGCGCATCAAGAAGCTGTCACGCGGACAGTTGTCTGCCGTCGGCGTCATCATCGGCCTCGCGTCCCGCGCGGAGATCACGTTCTTCGACGAGCCGTACCTCGGCCTGGATGCCGTCGCCCGCCAGATCTTCTACGACCGGCTCCTCGAGGACTATGCAGAGCACCCGCGCACGATCATCCTGTCCAGCCACCTGATCGACGAGGTCGCGAACCTCCTCGAGCACGTCATCGCGGTCGACGACGGCCGCCTGCTGCTCGACGAGGCGACGGACGATCTCCGCGGGCGGGCGACCACCATCGTCGGCGATGCCGAGGCCGTCGACGCGGTCACGGCGGGCCTCGAGGTCATCCACCGAGAGAGCCTCGGACGCGTGGCAAGCGCCACCGTGTTCGGCACCCTCGACGACGCCGCCCGCCGCCGGATCGCGGACACCGGTCTCGACCTCTCTCCCGTCTCGCTGCAGCAGCTCATCGTGCGCCTCACGATGCACACCGCCCCGACCTCGAAGGAGCTCGTCTCATGA
- a CDS encoding GntR family transcriptional regulator: protein MIDEGRALFVQIAESVEDSIVDGSLAEDSRAPSTNELAAFYRINPATAAKGVNMLVDKGVLVKRRGVGMFVAVGARESLRAERRAAFADRYLDPLLAEARTLGLDADDLVRLLREGTHATVPEGDAR from the coding sequence GTGATCGACGAGGGACGCGCACTCTTCGTGCAGATCGCCGAGAGCGTCGAGGACTCCATCGTCGACGGCAGTCTCGCCGAAGACTCCCGCGCGCCGTCGACCAATGAGCTCGCGGCGTTCTACCGCATCAACCCGGCCACGGCCGCGAAAGGAGTGAACATGCTCGTCGACAAGGGTGTGCTGGTGAAGCGCCGTGGCGTCGGGATGTTCGTGGCGGTCGGCGCCCGCGAGAGCCTGCGCGCCGAGCGCCGCGCCGCATTCGCCGACCGCTACCTCGACCCGCTGCTCGCCGAAGCACGCACCCTCGGCCTCGACGCCGACGACCTGGTGCGCCTCCTTCGCGAGGGCACCCACGCCACCGTCCCGGAAGGAGATGCCCGATGA
- a CDS encoding quaternary amine ABC transporter ATP-binding protein codes for MTDAVSAAPLLEARHLFKVFGRDPKDAVARLRAGQSRAEVADAGTAAVVDASFTVNRGEIFVIMGLSGSGKSTIIRMLNGLLAPTAGDVTINGRNVTTASAAQLRSIRRESVSMVFQHFALLPHLSVLDNAAYALEIQGVGKAERRERAREILDRVGLGDRVDALPDQLSGGMRQRVGIARALTAGTDMLLMDEAFSALDPLIRREMQEQLVELQRELGRTIVFITHDLNEAMFLGDRIAVMRDGRIVQNGTPEEILTDPANDYVAQFVQDVDRARVLTASAVMEPPTLSTPITAGVRGALRAMRENQAGAVFAIENRRLVGVVTDRAVIRAVKAGETDLRRIVDRHVPTVGPDDLLTDIVEAAVEATVPLAVVDEHGRLRGVIPRITLLAALGNVPPTTREMPVVQTPLEMVAEFTPLVDAAAEGGR; via the coding sequence GTGACCGACGCTGTTTCTGCTGCGCCCCTGTTGGAGGCGCGGCATCTGTTCAAAGTCTTCGGACGCGATCCGAAGGATGCCGTCGCGCGCTTGCGCGCCGGTCAGTCCCGCGCCGAGGTGGCGGATGCCGGGACGGCCGCCGTCGTCGACGCCAGCTTCACCGTCAACCGCGGCGAGATCTTCGTGATCATGGGACTGTCCGGATCGGGCAAGTCGACCATCATCCGCATGCTCAACGGGCTGCTCGCCCCGACCGCGGGCGACGTGACGATCAACGGCCGCAACGTCACCACGGCCTCCGCCGCGCAGCTGCGCAGCATCCGCCGCGAGTCGGTGTCGATGGTCTTCCAGCATTTCGCGCTGCTACCGCACCTCAGCGTGCTCGACAACGCGGCCTACGCGCTCGAGATCCAAGGCGTGGGCAAGGCCGAGCGTCGGGAGCGCGCACGGGAGATCCTCGACCGGGTCGGGCTCGGCGACCGTGTCGACGCCCTTCCCGACCAGCTCTCCGGTGGCATGCGCCAGCGCGTCGGCATCGCTCGGGCCCTGACGGCCGGCACCGACATGCTGCTCATGGACGAGGCTTTCTCCGCCCTCGATCCCCTCATCCGTCGCGAAATGCAGGAACAGCTCGTCGAACTGCAGCGCGAGCTCGGACGCACGATCGTGTTCATCACCCACGACCTCAACGAGGCGATGTTCCTCGGCGACCGTATCGCCGTGATGCGCGACGGGCGCATCGTGCAAAACGGCACGCCCGAGGAGATCCTCACCGACCCGGCGAACGACTACGTCGCCCAGTTCGTGCAGGACGTCGACCGGGCCCGGGTGCTCACGGCATCCGCCGTCATGGAGCCGCCCACCCTGTCCACCCCGATCACCGCGGGCGTGCGCGGGGCTCTGCGCGCGATGCGCGAGAACCAGGCCGGCGCCGTGTTCGCCATCGAGAACCGGCGCCTGGTCGGCGTCGTGACCGACCGCGCGGTCATCCGCGCCGTGAAGGCGGGTGAGACCGACCTTCGCCGCATCGTCGATCGGCACGTGCCGACCGTGGGGCCAGACGACCTGCTGACCGACATCGTCGAAGCCGCGGTCGAGGCCACCGTGCCGCTCGCCGTCGTCGACGAGCACGGCCGGCTGCGCGGGGTGATCCCGCGCATCACGCTGCTCGCGGCGCTCGGCAACGTCCCGCCCACCACGCGGGAGATGCCCGTCGTGCAGACGCCGCTGGAGATGGTCGCGGAGTTCACGCCGCTCGTCGACGCCGCGGCGGAAGGGGGGCGCTGA
- a CDS encoding ABC transporter permease, with protein sequence MEGFRIPIGQWAEAVVDTLSDALRGFFDAAAFVLGAVYDGVDAVLMAPPFWVIVVVFAALAFAASGWRLAGGTALGLLLIVAVDQWDNAMDTLALVIVAALVAIVIAIPVGIWAARNDTASRIVRPVLDFLQTMPAFVYLIPAIIFFGVGAVPGMIATILFAIAPGVRLTELGIRGVDTEVVEAGYAFGASPARVLRQIQIPLALPSIMAGINQVIMLSLSMVVIAGMVGAGGLGGEIVRAIGRINVGLGFEAGLSVVMIAMILDRLTSALGRPRAPRRLRATTRPGGQIARHSRGESAADTERSADSTRMERTSA encoded by the coding sequence ATGGAGGGGTTCCGCATTCCCATCGGCCAGTGGGCCGAGGCCGTCGTCGACACCCTGAGTGACGCGTTGCGCGGATTCTTCGACGCCGCGGCATTCGTGCTCGGAGCGGTCTACGACGGGGTGGATGCCGTGCTCATGGCGCCCCCGTTCTGGGTGATCGTCGTGGTGTTCGCCGCCCTCGCCTTCGCGGCCAGCGGGTGGCGGCTCGCCGGCGGAACCGCGCTCGGGCTTCTGCTGATCGTCGCCGTCGACCAGTGGGACAACGCGATGGACACGCTCGCGCTCGTCATCGTTGCGGCCCTGGTGGCGATCGTCATCGCGATCCCCGTCGGCATCTGGGCGGCACGCAACGACACCGCGTCGCGCATCGTGCGCCCGGTGCTCGACTTCCTCCAGACGATGCCCGCGTTCGTCTACCTGATCCCCGCCATCATCTTCTTCGGCGTCGGCGCGGTTCCCGGCATGATCGCGACCATCCTGTTCGCGATCGCGCCCGGCGTCCGGCTCACCGAGCTCGGTATCCGCGGCGTCGACACCGAGGTGGTCGAGGCCGGCTACGCCTTCGGAGCGTCTCCGGCGCGTGTGCTGCGACAGATCCAGATTCCGCTCGCGCTGCCGTCGATCATGGCCGGCATCAACCAGGTGATCATGCTCAGCCTGTCGATGGTCGTCATCGCGGGCATGGTCGGAGCCGGGGGCCTGGGCGGCGAGATCGTCCGCGCCATCGGCCGCATCAACGTCGGGCTCGGCTTCGAGGCCGGACTGTCGGTCGTGATGATCGCCATGATCCTCGACCGCTTGACCTCGGCGCTGGGCCGCCCACGCGCCCCGCGCCGCCTCCGCGCCACCACCCGACCCGGCGGGCAGATCGCCCGCCACAGCCGCGGAGAGTCCGCGGCTGACACCGAACGATCCGCGGACAGCACGCGGATGGAGAGGACGTCAGCATGA
- a CDS encoding glycine betaine ABC transporter substrate-binding protein — MKHTRSILGGIALTAAATLALSGCAGGAGDTAAPGAEKKSIEIAVFNGWDEGIAASYLWQSILEDKGYDVKLTYADVAPVYQGLARGDFDLVLDTWLPTTHADYMKRYGDKVEDLGAWNDDARLTIAVNKDAPIDSLDQLAAASDQFGGRIVGIEPGSGLMRITGDDVVPGYGLESMQLVESSTPAMLAELKKATDAGQNIAVTLWRPHWAYSAFPITDLADPKGLLGSAESIHSVASTSFAKDHPEVHGWISNFSMPSDKLASLEDVMFNQNNGDDYGPALTQWIADNQAWVDGLTS; from the coding sequence ATGAAGCACACCAGGAGCATTCTGGGCGGCATCGCCCTGACCGCCGCCGCCACGCTCGCTCTGAGCGGGTGCGCCGGAGGCGCCGGCGACACCGCAGCGCCCGGCGCCGAGAAGAAGTCGATCGAGATCGCCGTGTTCAACGGGTGGGACGAGGGCATCGCCGCGTCGTATCTGTGGCAGTCGATCCTCGAGGACAAGGGCTACGACGTGAAGCTCACGTACGCCGACGTCGCGCCGGTGTACCAGGGGCTCGCACGCGGCGACTTCGACCTCGTCCTGGACACGTGGCTGCCCACGACCCACGCGGACTACATGAAGCGCTACGGCGACAAGGTCGAGGACCTCGGCGCCTGGAACGACGACGCGCGGCTGACGATCGCGGTGAACAAGGACGCGCCGATCGACTCGCTCGATCAGCTCGCCGCGGCATCCGACCAGTTCGGCGGACGCATCGTCGGCATCGAGCCGGGCTCGGGGCTCATGCGCATCACCGGCGACGATGTCGTGCCCGGCTACGGCCTGGAGTCGATGCAGCTGGTGGAGTCGTCCACTCCCGCCATGCTCGCCGAGCTCAAGAAGGCGACGGATGCCGGCCAGAACATCGCCGTGACCCTCTGGCGGCCGCACTGGGCCTACAGCGCTTTCCCCATCACGGACCTCGCCGACCCGAAGGGGCTGCTGGGCTCCGCCGAGAGCATCCACTCCGTGGCCTCCACGTCCTTCGCGAAGGACCACCCCGAGGTGCACGGCTGGATCTCGAACTTCTCGATGCCCAGCGACAAGCTCGCCTCGCTCGAGGACGTGATGTTCAACCAGAACAACGGAGACGACTACGGCCCCGCGCTCACGCAGTGGATCGCCGACAACCAGGCGTGGGTCGACGGCCTCACGTCCTGA